A genome region from Deltaproteobacteria bacterium includes the following:
- a CDS encoding DUF4197 domain-containing protein: MKLRVMILSFFMILMAANGQAGLLGDFIKGLSSPGVSSPDAQTTASGLKEALTVGAEKAVGLLSREDGYFENHMVKILVPKQIQKVADVLVKVGYRQQVDEFVLSMNRAAEAAAPQAKDIFVSAVRQMTFEEAINILRGDQTAATEYLKSKTYSSLADRFNPIIAEAMDNYDVTRRYESLIGTYSKTLPFINLESLDLDRYVTNKALDGVFYMIGEEEKEIRANPAARVTDLLKTVFGG; encoded by the coding sequence ATGAAACTGAGAGTAATGATTTTGTCTTTTTTCATGATCCTTATGGCGGCGAATGGACAGGCGGGGTTGCTTGGTGATTTTATAAAAGGGCTCTCTTCACCGGGTGTTTCGTCTCCTGACGCACAGACTACGGCATCGGGCCTGAAAGAGGCGCTGACAGTCGGTGCAGAGAAGGCGGTCGGACTGCTCTCAAGGGAGGATGGATATTTCGAGAATCATATGGTGAAGATCCTTGTACCGAAACAGATTCAGAAGGTGGCGGATGTCCTGGTTAAAGTCGGGTATCGGCAACAGGTTGATGAGTTTGTCCTGAGCATGAACCGGGCGGCGGAAGCGGCTGCGCCGCAGGCCAAGGATATTTTTGTCAGTGCCGTGCGACAGATGACGTTCGAAGAGGCCATAAATATTCTCAGGGGTGATCAGACAGCCGCCACGGAGTATTTGAAATCGAAAACGTACAGTTCTCTTGCGGATCGTTTCAATCCAATCATTGCCGAAGCCATGGATAACTACGATGTTACCCGGCGCTACGAGTCATTGATCGGGACCTACAGCAAAACACTTCCTTTTATCAACCTCGAATCCCTTGATCTTGATCGGTACGTGACCAATAAGGCTTTGGACGGTGTTTTCTATATGATCGGGGAAGAGGAAAAGGAAATCAGGGCCAACCCAGCAGCCCGTGTAACGGATCTGTTGAAGACGGTTTTCGGTGGGTGA
- the recN gene encoding DNA repair protein RecN has protein sequence MLTDLRIKNFAIIGELQISLEEGLTVLTGETGAGKSIVLGALGLVQGDRATPDLIRTDEDEAVVEAVFDIAGRFTLQEKLREMGLEAADTLVLKRIVSRSERNRVFINGSSATLGMLTTLSEPLIDICSQREHQVFLNPDNHIDLLDDFGDLFPLRNEYEEMYGKYQTLREQRRALQKRAKNRDERVDYLTFQLREIDQSSLQEGEEEALREEKKFLTNIQKLESHANKAYDTLYGQDESILEKLRFVQTEIKSINEIDDRFPTQAEGLDAIYYGLEELCFSLRDYCKTLIVDPQRLDTIEERLALLQEFKRKYGHSIAGILEEREAIALELNELSQLKDDMGALDAQVALCLQELEQKAQSLSDARQAAARRMEGAMEDEFKTLKMVASVFHVKFAWHAEKGLALGPKGWDQVEFYLSTNVGEALKPMTRIASGGELSRIILAMRRIMLQTDPVATMIFDEVDSGVGGATAEVIGEKLRDLAGRHQILCITHLPQIACFGDHHLRISKAVIEGRTHVRLSVLSDEERVDEIAHMMGGGSFTEIARKCAGEYRRSLTRKSTEPA, from the coding sequence ATGCTGACCGATCTCAGGATCAAAAATTTTGCTATCATCGGGGAATTACAGATCTCCTTGGAAGAAGGCCTGACGGTGCTGACGGGAGAGACTGGCGCGGGTAAGTCCATTGTTCTGGGCGCCCTTGGCCTCGTACAGGGTGATCGCGCAACCCCCGATTTGATTCGCACCGATGAAGACGAGGCCGTTGTCGAGGCGGTTTTTGATATTGCAGGCCGTTTTACGCTTCAAGAGAAGCTTCGGGAGATGGGATTGGAAGCAGCCGATACACTTGTTCTGAAAAGGATCGTTTCCCGGTCGGAGCGAAACCGGGTTTTTATCAACGGCTCCTCCGCCACCTTGGGGATGCTCACCACGCTGAGCGAACCTCTGATTGATATCTGCAGTCAACGGGAGCACCAGGTGTTTCTTAATCCGGACAATCACATTGATCTTCTGGATGACTTTGGCGACTTGTTTCCCTTGAGAAACGAATATGAGGAGATGTACGGAAAATATCAGACGCTTCGGGAACAACGGCGGGCGTTGCAGAAGCGAGCAAAAAATCGAGACGAGAGAGTGGACTACCTCACTTTCCAGCTTCGGGAAATTGATCAGTCCTCCCTACAGGAAGGCGAAGAAGAGGCGCTGCGGGAGGAAAAAAAATTCCTGACCAATATTCAAAAACTGGAAAGCCACGCCAACAAGGCCTACGATACGCTTTATGGACAGGACGAGTCAATTCTGGAGAAACTCCGATTCGTGCAGACTGAAATCAAGTCGATCAACGAGATCGACGATCGCTTCCCGACCCAAGCCGAGGGCTTGGATGCCATCTATTACGGACTTGAAGAACTCTGCTTTTCCCTGCGTGATTATTGCAAGACATTGATTGTCGATCCACAGCGTCTGGACACGATCGAAGAGCGTTTGGCCCTGCTGCAGGAGTTTAAACGAAAGTACGGACATAGTATTGCCGGTATTCTCGAAGAACGGGAAGCCATTGCCTTGGAACTGAACGAACTTTCGCAGCTGAAAGATGATATGGGAGCCTTGGATGCTCAGGTTGCCCTCTGCCTTCAGGAACTGGAACAAAAGGCGCAATCTCTGTCTGATGCTCGTCAGGCCGCAGCCCGCAGGATGGAAGGCGCCATGGAGGATGAATTCAAGACCTTGAAAATGGTTGCCTCTGTCTTTCATGTCAAGTTTGCCTGGCATGCGGAAAAAGGCCTCGCCCTGGGGCCGAAGGGGTGGGATCAGGTTGAATTTTACCTCTCCACCAATGTCGGAGAGGCGTTGAAGCCTATGACACGCATCGCTTCCGGAGGCGAACTTTCCAGGATTATTCTGGCAATGAGGAGGATCATGCTACAAACTGATCCGGTTGCAACGATGATATTCGACGAGGTGGACAGCGGTGTCGGAGGGGCTACGGCGGAGGTGATCGGTGAGAAACTTCGGGACTTGGCCGGCCGCCATCAGATCCTCTGCATTACCCACCTGCCCCAGATCGCCTGCTTCGGCGATCACCACCTCCGTATTTCCAAGGCGGTTATAGAGGGCCGGACCCATGTTCGCCTCAGTGTCTTGTCAGACGAAGAAAGGGTTGATGAAATTGCGCACATGATGGGGGGCGGCAGCTTCACAGAGATAGCCAGAAAATGTGCGGGCGAGTACAGGCGGTCCCTGACAAGAAAATCGACAGAACCGGCATAA
- a CDS encoding transglycosylase, with protein MTMYVLFCRIFVLVFLLLFSGCASEPVLRKDTLKPVPPPVESMMEEPLPTETAVRRQTVYRNTGIVYPLVPVRSGEIVLTGDDLDMASLQLAIERSLAYYDRLSPGLQYRIGSTLYSVQDLKESLLLFLRICLNSASIGERDEKIRENFDIYQATHGEPGKVVFTGYYEPELRGSMERTEQYRHPIYRVPDDAVVVSLGKFFPKYKGERIIGRLEDGELLPYPARAEIDGEGCLAGKGLEIVWVDDPVELFYLHIQGSGKIILPDGTEIRINYAQSNGRAFKGASSCLLRSGKITSSQMSLRYVKRYLQEHPEDLDLLHKNESYIFFKIVPEGPLGSLNVPLTAGRSLAADPAIFPKGGLVFIRARKPILNEKGNLLSWQPFGRFALLQDAGGMIKGPGRIDIFCGSGKGAEHIAGSIKEKGSLYFLIKKPEAVKAMEPAR; from the coding sequence ATGACGATGTATGTGTTGTTTTGTCGCATTTTTGTCCTGGTTTTTCTTTTACTCTTTTCCGGGTGCGCCTCTGAGCCCGTTCTCAGGAAGGACACGTTGAAGCCCGTTCCCCCTCCCGTTGAATCCATGATGGAAGAGCCCCTTCCGACAGAGACGGCAGTGAGACGACAAACCGTCTATAGAAATACGGGGATTGTGTACCCTCTTGTCCCGGTTCGATCTGGTGAGATTGTATTGACAGGAGATGATCTGGATATGGCATCGCTGCAACTGGCCATAGAGAGAAGCTTGGCCTACTATGACCGTCTGTCACCGGGTCTGCAGTATCGTATCGGAAGCACCCTTTATAGTGTCCAGGACCTGAAGGAATCTCTTTTGCTGTTCCTGCGAATCTGTCTTAACTCCGCCTCCATCGGGGAAAGGGATGAGAAAATCCGGGAGAATTTTGATATCTATCAGGCCACCCATGGCGAGCCGGGCAAAGTCGTTTTCACTGGTTACTATGAACCGGAACTCAGAGGCTCGATGGAGCGAACGGAACAGTACCGCCACCCCATTTACCGGGTGCCGGATGATGCCGTCGTGGTCTCCCTGGGCAAGTTTTTTCCGAAATACAAAGGGGAAAGAATTATCGGCAGACTGGAAGACGGAGAGCTGCTACCATATCCCGCCAGAGCGGAGATCGATGGCGAAGGGTGCCTTGCGGGGAAGGGACTCGAGATCGTTTGGGTGGACGATCCGGTGGAACTTTTTTATCTCCATATCCAGGGTTCCGGAAAGATCATTCTTCCCGATGGGACCGAAATCCGGATCAATTATGCCCAATCCAACGGCAGGGCTTTCAAAGGCGCCTCGTCGTGTCTGCTGAGAAGCGGGAAAATCACGTCATCCCAGATGTCTCTTCGGTATGTGAAGCGATATCTGCAGGAACATCCGGAAGACCTTGACCTGCTCCATAAGAACGAAAGTTACATTTTTTTCAAGATCGTACCTGAGGGTCCGCTGGGGTCCCTCAACGTGCCGTTGACGGCGGGACGATCCCTGGCCGCGGATCCGGCTATTTTCCCCAAAGGAGGTCTTGTCTTCATCAGGGCCCGTAAACCCATTCTGAATGAGAAGGGGAATCTTCTGTCGTGGCAGCCCTTCGGCCGCTTCGCTCTTTTGCAGGACGCGGGCGGAATGATCAAGGGGCCGGGAAGAATCGATATTTTCTGCGGTTCCGGCAAGGGGGCGGAACACATTGCCGGCAGCATTAAAGAAAAGGGTAGTCTGTATTTCTTGATCAAAAAACCTGAGGCGGTTAAGGCAATGGAGCCGGCCCGATAA
- the ileS gene encoding isoleucine--tRNA ligase: MDYKSTLNLPKTGFPMKANLSQKEPEILGLWEDMSIYTCIRGASRKMTPYILHDGPPYANGNIHLGTALNKVIKDIVIKSKNMSGFDCIYVPGWDCHGLPIEHQVDKELGEKKGTLSQVEKRLACRSYAGKFVDLQRKQFKRLGVFGDWEKPYLTMEYDYEATTVEEFGKLYLNGSVYKGKKPVYWCATCKTALAEAEVEYAEHHTPSIYVKFAVVSDIAAVRPKLAGEKVHFVIWTTTPWTIPANLAIALHEKFLYAAVKVRGEVLIVAKELLDYCLDAFGWRNEPHDILDEFLGVEAEGQRCRHPLYDRESIIIIAPFVTLDAGTGCVHIAPGHGQEDYEIGMQYGLDNYAPVDVDGRFTPDVEFFSGQFVFDANEAVNAKLEELGSLLGNIDFEHSYPHCWRCKQPIIFRSTEQWFISMEKNDLRRKALQCIDKVEWIPGWGHGRIYGMIENRPDWCISRQRLWGVPLTIFYCEHCNQELLTKELLDRLVALIKEHGADVWFEKDTKELMFPGTVCPVCGHEHFRKETNILDVWFDSGVSHAAVLERWPDLSSPADMYLEGNDQHRGWFHSSLLECVGTRGRAPYKSVLTHGFVVDGEGKKMSKSVGNVIESQQIIDQYGAEILRLWVASEDYTEDIRVSDEILKRLVDAYRRIRNTGRYILGNLNGFDPDKDLLEIDDLQEMDRWILHRLQEVIRRVRGAYEEFQFHVAYYTLYNFCAVDLSALYLDVLKDRLYTSGTKSKARRSAQTAIYRILDTMVRLLAPILAFTAEEIWAALPECAGKAKSVHLTQFPSVDERFHDAELAERWKTMIAVRAEVSKVIETARQGKIIGHSLDAAVDLSLPPKLLEALHGCEGDMRALLIVSQLQFVDREQLTDPTVSEAIDGLMISVSKAKGQKCDRCWIYSPTVGMNSEHPAICARCAETVSEIG; this comes from the coding sequence ATGGATTATAAAAGTACCTTGAATTTGCCTAAAACGGGCTTCCCCATGAAGGCCAATCTCTCCCAGAAAGAACCGGAGATCCTCGGGCTTTGGGAAGATATGAGCATCTACACCTGCATCAGGGGCGCTTCCCGGAAGATGACACCATACATCTTGCATGACGGTCCTCCTTACGCCAATGGGAACATTCATCTCGGCACGGCACTGAACAAAGTCATCAAAGATATCGTCATCAAGTCCAAAAATATGTCCGGTTTTGACTGTATTTATGTTCCGGGGTGGGATTGCCATGGCCTTCCTATAGAACATCAGGTGGATAAAGAACTGGGGGAGAAAAAAGGAACCCTGTCGCAGGTTGAAAAACGCTTGGCCTGCCGGAGTTATGCCGGAAAATTTGTTGACTTGCAGCGGAAGCAGTTCAAACGCCTCGGTGTGTTCGGGGACTGGGAAAAACCTTATCTCACCATGGAATACGACTATGAGGCGACGACGGTTGAAGAATTCGGAAAACTCTACCTCAATGGCAGTGTCTATAAAGGGAAGAAACCCGTTTACTGGTGTGCCACCTGCAAAACCGCCCTGGCGGAAGCCGAAGTCGAATATGCGGAACATCATACGCCGTCGATTTATGTCAAATTTGCTGTGGTTTCCGATATAGCCGCCGTTCGCCCGAAGCTGGCGGGGGAAAAGGTCCATTTTGTCATCTGGACCACCACGCCTTGGACCATTCCGGCCAACTTGGCCATCGCTCTCCATGAAAAGTTCCTCTATGCGGCTGTAAAGGTCCGCGGCGAGGTACTCATCGTGGCCAAGGAACTCCTCGACTATTGTCTGGACGCTTTCGGCTGGCGTAATGAACCCCACGATATCCTGGATGAGTTTCTTGGAGTGGAGGCAGAGGGACAGCGCTGTCGTCATCCATTGTATGACCGGGAAAGCATCATCATTATCGCGCCCTTTGTCACCCTTGATGCCGGAACCGGCTGTGTCCACATTGCCCCCGGCCACGGCCAGGAAGACTATGAAATCGGTATGCAATACGGGCTGGATAATTACGCGCCCGTCGATGTGGACGGCAGGTTTACTCCCGACGTCGAGTTCTTTTCCGGTCAGTTTGTCTTTGATGCCAACGAGGCGGTCAATGCGAAACTCGAAGAGCTGGGGAGCCTTCTCGGTAACATTGATTTTGAGCATTCCTATCCACATTGCTGGCGATGTAAACAGCCGATCATTTTTCGTTCCACAGAACAGTGGTTCATTTCCATGGAGAAAAACGATCTGCGAAGAAAGGCCCTTCAATGTATTGATAAGGTCGAGTGGATTCCCGGTTGGGGTCACGGCCGGATCTATGGGATGATCGAAAATCGCCCCGACTGGTGTATTTCCCGCCAGCGCCTGTGGGGTGTTCCCCTCACGATTTTTTACTGCGAACACTGCAACCAGGAATTGTTGACGAAAGAACTTCTGGATCGGCTGGTTGCCCTGATTAAAGAGCATGGCGCCGACGTCTGGTTTGAAAAAGACACGAAGGAGCTGATGTTTCCCGGTACGGTCTGCCCGGTATGCGGCCATGAACATTTCCGGAAGGAAACAAACATTTTGGATGTATGGTTTGACTCCGGTGTAAGCCATGCCGCCGTGCTGGAGAGATGGCCCGACCTGTCGTCGCCGGCGGACATGTATCTGGAAGGCAACGATCAGCATCGGGGATGGTTCCATTCGTCGCTTTTGGAGTGTGTCGGCACGCGGGGCCGGGCACCCTATAAAAGCGTCCTGACACATGGGTTCGTCGTGGACGGCGAAGGGAAAAAAATGTCCAAGTCGGTCGGCAATGTCATTGAGTCGCAGCAGATCATTGATCAGTATGGTGCGGAAATCCTCCGGCTCTGGGTGGCTTCTGAAGATTATACCGAAGATATCCGTGTTTCGGATGAAATTTTGAAGCGGCTTGTCGACGCCTACAGACGCATCCGCAATACGGGACGCTATATTTTGGGTAATCTCAATGGTTTCGATCCCGATAAGGATTTATTGGAGATCGATGATCTCCAGGAAATGGATCGGTGGATTCTTCATCGTTTGCAGGAAGTCATCCGCCGGGTCCGGGGCGCTTACGAGGAGTTCCAGTTCCATGTGGCTTACTACACCCTCTATAATTTCTGTGCCGTCGATCTGAGCGCCCTGTATCTGGATGTGCTGAAGGACAGGCTCTACACATCCGGGACGAAATCGAAGGCAAGACGTTCAGCCCAGACGGCGATATACCGGATTCTCGATACCATGGTTCGCCTGTTGGCGCCTATCCTGGCCTTCACTGCGGAAGAAATCTGGGCTGCCTTACCGGAATGCGCGGGTAAAGCAAAAAGTGTCCATTTGACGCAGTTTCCATCGGTAGACGAACGCTTTCATGACGCAGAGTTGGCGGAACGCTGGAAAACCATGATTGCCGTCCGGGCGGAAGTTTCCAAAGTAATCGAAACGGCCAGGCAGGGTAAAATAATCGGGCATTCCCTGGACGCCGCCGTGGATTTATCCTTGCCGCCGAAGCTGCTTGAAGCGCTTCATGGCTGTGAGGGGGATATGCGTGCGTTGCTGATTGTTTCGCAACTGCAATTTGTCGATCGGGAACAACTGACCGATCCGACAGTCAGTGAAGCCATAGACGGTCTCATGATCTCTGTATCGAAAGCAAAGGGGCAAAAATGCGATCGTTGCTGGATTTACAGTCCGACTGTGGGGATGAATTCGGAACATCCCGCGATTTGCGCCCGATGCGCTGAGACGGTTTCTGAAATCGGCTGA
- a CDS encoding NAD(+)/NADH kinase, with product MGIKKIGIIANIDKERSDEYTIQLRDWLLVRGFKVYLEKHTARKVGKRDGMDRRHLASVVDLIIAFGGDGTILRLAHFIRGIEIPIVGLNMGGFGYLTEVNLSEMFCSLERILSGNFEMEKRMMLDVAIKGQDAEIEEQAVLNDVVIGRGHLSRMVELEVFVNDAFLTTFKADGIIVSTPTGSTAYSLSAGGPIVYPKMACMVISPLCPHTLTNRPIILPADVVVTAKLITREPGAMVTLDGQISYDLKTGDTVTVCRSPYVTNLISSPLRDYWEILRSKLGWGRLPGGSMNNKPC from the coding sequence ATGGGCATAAAGAAAATCGGCATCATAGCGAATATCGACAAGGAAAGATCTGACGAGTATACCATCCAACTTCGAGACTGGCTTTTGGTCCGTGGTTTCAAGGTCTATCTGGAAAAACACACGGCACGCAAAGTGGGCAAGAGGGACGGTATGGATCGCCGCCACCTGGCATCGGTGGTTGATTTGATCATAGCCTTTGGGGGTGACGGAACGATTCTGCGACTCGCCCATTTTATCCGGGGAATTGAAATTCCCATCGTGGGACTTAATATGGGTGGTTTCGGCTATCTGACGGAAGTGAATCTCAGCGAGATGTTCTGTTCTCTGGAACGGATTCTATCCGGGAATTTTGAAATGGAGAAACGGATGATGCTCGATGTCGCTATCAAAGGCCAGGATGCCGAAATAGAAGAACAGGCGGTTCTCAACGATGTCGTTATCGGTCGGGGACATCTTTCTCGGATGGTCGAATTGGAGGTTTTCGTTAATGATGCGTTTCTGACGACCTTCAAGGCTGATGGGATCATCGTTTCCACGCCCACGGGTTCTACCGCTTATTCCCTTTCCGCCGGGGGACCGATTGTTTATCCCAAAATGGCCTGCATGGTCATCAGTCCTTTGTGTCCGCACACCCTGACCAACCGCCCGATTATTCTGCCCGCGGACGTGGTGGTGACGGCAAAACTTATTACCCGTGAACCGGGGGCCATGGTGACCCTGGACGGGCAAATATCCTACGACCTCAAGACCGGGGATACCGTAACCGTTTGCCGGTCTCCCTACGTGACAAACCTGATCTCCTCGCCGCTTCGCGATTACTGGGAGATTCTCCGATCAAAACTGGGTTGGGGGAGACTGCCGGGGGGATCAATGAACAACAAGCCATGCTGA
- a CDS encoding co-chaperone GroES, with protein MKIRPLQDRVIVKRLEEEEKTKGGIIIPDTAKEKPIEGEVIAVGKGKILEDGKVAKLDVKVGDRVLFSKYGGTEVKIDGVDYLIMREDDILGIIDKK; from the coding sequence ATGAAAATCAGACCATTACAAGACAGGGTTATTGTGAAGCGTTTGGAAGAAGAGGAGAAAACCAAGGGAGGTATCATCATTCCGGATACAGCCAAGGAAAAGCCCATCGAGGGCGAGGTCATCGCGGTCGGCAAGGGCAAAATCCTGGAGGACGGCAAAGTCGCCAAACTGGACGTAAAAGTGGGTGACCGTGTGCTTTTCAGCAAGTACGGCGGTACGGAGGTGAAAATTGACGGTGTGGATTACCTCATCATGAGGGAAGACGATATACTGGGCATCATTGATAAGAAATAA
- the lspA gene encoding signal peptidase II produces MKKYGLFVVTALLIILSDQLTKYWIDTSMTLHDSIPVLQGFFNLTYVRNPGAAFGFLAQTSPAFRYTFFIGVNILAITLILFYLRKAATTEFRLILALACIMGGAVGNLIDRIWFGEVLDFLDFYIGTLHWPAFNVADSSISVGACLLVWELWKRGRQASV; encoded by the coding sequence ATGAAAAAGTACGGTCTGTTCGTTGTGACGGCGTTGTTGATTATCCTGTCCGACCAGTTGACCAAATACTGGATTGACACCTCCATGACGCTCCACGATTCCATACCGGTCTTGCAGGGGTTCTTCAATCTTACCTATGTCCGGAATCCCGGTGCGGCTTTTGGTTTTCTTGCGCAGACTTCCCCGGCGTTCCGTTACACTTTCTTTATCGGCGTGAATATACTGGCGATTACCCTTATCCTCTTCTATCTTCGGAAAGCGGCCACGACCGAATTCCGCTTGATTCTCGCCTTGGCGTGCATTATGGGGGGGGCGGTCGGCAATCTTATCGACCGGATTTGGTTTGGGGAGGTCCTTGATTTTCTCGATTTCTATATTGGTACGCTGCACTGGCCCGCCTTCAACGTGGCCGATTCCTCCATTTCAGTGGGGGCCTGTTTGCTGGTTTGGGAACTCTGGAAACGGGGCAGACAGGCGAGCGTTTGA
- a CDS encoding N-acetyltransferase produces MLRKARIGDVRAIHRMINLSSQKGEMLPRSLMDIYGNLRDFFVYYDKDERSVIGICAMSIIWENLAEIRSLYVEQEHRRRGIAKKLVEACISEAITLELFRVFTLTYQTSFFTRLGFHEVDRSTLPEKIWSDCFRCSKYPDFCDETAMILEL; encoded by the coding sequence ATGCTCAGAAAAGCTCGTATCGGTGATGTCCGGGCCATACACAGAATGATCAACCTGTCTTCCCAGAAGGGAGAAATGCTTCCCCGTTCCCTTATGGATATCTACGGCAACCTGCGGGATTTTTTCGTATATTACGACAAAGATGAACGCTCCGTTATCGGTATTTGCGCCATGAGCATCATTTGGGAAAATCTTGCCGAAATCCGTTCTCTTTATGTGGAACAAGAACATCGTCGTAGAGGTATCGCCAAAAAGCTTGTCGAGGCCTGCATTTCTGAAGCCATCACCCTTGAGCTTTTTCGTGTATTTACCTTGACCTATCAGACGTCCTTTTTTACACGCCTGGGTTTTCATGAAGTGGACCGTTCCACCCTGCCCGAAAAAATCTGGTCTGATTGCTTCCGCTGCTCAAAATATCCGGATTTCTGTGATGAAACGGCCATGATTTTGGAATTATGA
- a CDS encoding (deoxy)nucleoside triphosphate pyrophosphohydrolase has protein sequence MLCDGEESPWVDDPVIKTVTAAILVHEGKILIAWRGVNDRLAGHWEFPGGTLEVGESPEDCLARELREEFAIEIEVGTFVGESVYHYNHGAICLIAYLARWKGGSLECRVHERFAWVHIEELGGYVFSPADLPFVKCLQHGEISID, from the coding sequence ATGTTGTGTGATGGAGAGGAATCACCATGGGTGGACGATCCGGTGATAAAAACAGTCACGGCGGCGATTCTTGTCCATGAGGGAAAAATATTGATTGCATGGCGCGGAGTAAATGATAGGCTTGCGGGTCACTGGGAATTTCCCGGCGGAACTTTGGAAGTCGGGGAATCCCCCGAAGACTGTCTGGCGAGGGAATTGCGGGAGGAATTCGCCATCGAAATCGAGGTGGGTACCTTTGTCGGCGAGAGCGTCTATCATTACAACCACGGTGCGATCTGTCTGATCGCCTATCTGGCCCGCTGGAAGGGCGGCTCTCTTGAGTGCCGGGTCCATGAACGGTTCGCCTGGGTTCATATCGAGGAACTCGGGGGCTACGTGTTTTCCCCGGCGGATTTACCTTTTGTAAAATGTCTGCAACATGGTGAAATCAGCATAGATTAA
- the queC gene encoding 7-cyano-7-deazaguanine synthase QueC, translating into MPKRKKAIVLLSGGLDSTTLIAMAKEEGYLLHALTFCYGQRHHQELEAAKRVAEFFRVQEHRIVDIDLRAFGGSALTGNVDVPKRNTIAPVGEIPVTYVPARNTIFLSYGLAWAEVLGSGDIFIGVNAIDYSGYPDCRPEFIAAYEKMANLATRAAVEGKIPVSIRIPLMYLSKGEIIRTGLSLGVDYSMTMTCYDPSPDGLACGQCDSCLLRKKGFAEAGMSDPLSYRQ; encoded by the coding sequence ATGCCAAAAAGGAAGAAAGCGATCGTTCTTTTAAGCGGCGGCCTCGACTCAACCACATTGATTGCCATGGCGAAGGAAGAAGGTTATCTCCTTCATGCATTGACCTTTTGTTATGGTCAAAGGCATCATCAGGAATTAGAGGCGGCGAAACGGGTGGCCGAATTCTTTCGGGTTCAGGAACATCGCATCGTTGATATTGATCTGCGTGCGTTCGGCGGCTCCGCCCTGACCGGCAATGTCGATGTGCCTAAGCGAAACACGATTGCCCCTGTCGGTGAAATACCGGTGACTTATGTACCCGCCCGGAATACGATTTTCTTGAGCTATGGCCTGGCTTGGGCGGAGGTCCTGGGGAGCGGCGATATTTTTATCGGGGTCAATGCCATTGATTACAGCGGTTATCCGGACTGCCGGCCCGAGTTTATCGCGGCGTATGAAAAGATGGCGAACCTTGCAACCAGGGCCGCCGTGGAGGGAAAAATTCCTGTATCAATTCGTATCCCCCTTATGTATTTGTCGAAGGGGGAGATTATTCGGACGGGATTGAGCCTCGGCGTCGACTACAGCATGACCATGACCTGTTACGACCCGTCCCCCGATGGCTTGGCTTGTGGGCAATGTGATAGCTGCCTGTTGCGGAAAAAGGGCTTCGCCGAGGCCGGCATGAGCGATCCGCTTTCCTATCGTCAATAG
- a CDS encoding SoxR reducing system RseC family protein, which translates to MLEEEGIVVEAVGTTARVVIEKKNACETCAAVAICHPSAQDYVEVENPLGAVKGQRVKIVVEPQRYFKASVILYGVPVLAFIAMALMGKLAATALLGDTHSDLWAFVAACAAVGITYKLIINYHRRTSRNRAYHPVITKIMETGV; encoded by the coding sequence ATGTTGGAGGAAGAGGGAATTGTTGTCGAGGCAGTCGGTACAACCGCGAGGGTGGTGATCGAGAAAAAAAACGCCTGCGAAACCTGTGCTGCCGTCGCTATATGTCATCCGTCTGCACAGGACTATGTCGAAGTGGAGAATCCCCTGGGGGCGGTCAAAGGTCAGAGGGTAAAAATCGTTGTGGAGCCGCAGCGGTATTTCAAAGCCTCTGTAATTCTCTATGGCGTTCCCGTTCTTGCTTTTATCGCCATGGCGTTGATGGGCAAACTCGCGGCGACTGCTTTACTGGGTGATACCCATTCCGATCTGTGGGCCTTTGTCGCCGCCTGTGCTGCCGTGGGGATCACTTACAAACTGATTATAAATTACCATCGTCGGACTTCCCGGAATCGTGCATACCATCCGGTCATTACGAAAATCATGGAGACCGGTGTATAG